A portion of the Leptospira kobayashii genome contains these proteins:
- the asd gene encoding aspartate-semialdehyde dehydrogenase — MEKIKVGVLGATGSVGQRFIQLLENHPFFTVTHLAASEKSAGKTYGEVMKSRWKISSDIPAYAKDIVITLPKPTDTKGVQLVFSGLDSSIAGEVETEYAESGVIVISNSKNHRMDPHVPLMSAEVNSEHLEVLKSQKTSGKIITNSNCTIMGVTISLKPLHDKYGIESVMLFSMQAISGAGYPGVPTMDILGNVVPYISGEEDKAEIEPQKCLGTVENGQIKSASFAISAHCNRVPVFDGHTVCVSVKFKKKPSKEDILKTWKEFSGEPQKLDLPLAPKQPIVYREEADRPQPRLDLDTGRGMATVVGRLREDSILDWKWVVLSHNTIRGAAGAALLNAELLYKKGLISS; from the coding sequence ATGGAAAAAATTAAGGTAGGGGTTCTGGGAGCAACTGGCTCCGTGGGACAAAGATTCATTCAATTATTGGAGAATCACCCTTTTTTCACCGTGACTCATCTTGCAGCTTCAGAGAAGAGCGCAGGAAAGACTTACGGTGAGGTGATGAAGTCGCGTTGGAAAATTTCAAGCGATATACCGGCGTATGCAAAGGACATCGTTATCACCTTACCAAAACCGACGGATACTAAGGGCGTGCAACTCGTGTTTAGCGGTCTTGACTCGTCTATCGCAGGTGAGGTGGAAACCGAATATGCAGAAAGCGGTGTGATCGTAATTTCCAATTCAAAAAACCATAGAATGGATCCCCATGTCCCGCTTATGTCGGCAGAGGTGAATTCGGAACATTTGGAAGTTTTAAAATCACAAAAAACATCCGGCAAGATCATTACAAATTCCAATTGTACGATTATGGGTGTGACCATTTCTCTTAAACCTTTGCATGATAAATACGGAATCGAATCCGTGATGTTATTTTCCATGCAGGCGATTTCCGGTGCAGGTTATCCGGGAGTTCCTACTATGGACATACTTGGAAACGTAGTTCCATACATCAGCGGGGAAGAAGACAAGGCGGAAATAGAACCGCAAAAATGTTTGGGAACCGTAGAGAACGGACAAATCAAATCAGCATCCTTTGCAATTTCGGCTCATTGCAATCGCGTTCCTGTTTTCGACGGGCATACTGTTTGTGTGTCCGTTAAGTTTAAGAAAAAACCATCCAAAGAAGATATATTGAAAACCTGGAAGGAATTTTCAGGAGAACCGCAGAAACTAGATCTTCCTTTGGCACCAAAACAACCGATCGTCTACCGGGAAGAAGCGGATAGGCCGCAACCGAGATTGGATTTGGACACAGGGCGAGGAATGGCAACGGTCGTTGGACGACTTCGGGAAGATAGTATCCTGGATTGGAAATGGGTTGTTCTCTCGCATAACACCATCCGTGGAGCTGCCGGAGCTGCGCTTTTAAATGCGGAACTCCTTTATAAAAAAGGATTAATTTCGTCATAA
- a CDS encoding MBOAT family O-acyltransferase → MDFVCGQAIGRSFDPFRRKFFLWISLGNGLGVLSVFKYLNFFSENYHILAEFLGVEAHLPLLQVILPVGISFYIFQSISYTVDVFRKEIEPESNYLHYLLFLSFFPQLVAGPIVTAKEFLPQIRNPKSFSEIPLAFGVFLILLGALKKSVLADHLANTSDFAFSHPKDLSPSFLWWGVLSYAGQIYCDFSGYTDIAQGSALILGFRLPENFRMPYLAKGFSEFWTKWHMSLSGWLRSYLYIPLGGNRKGGFRTNFNLMVVMLLGGLWHGASWNFVFWGGGHGLLLVMERLFFKRKENPSVGSAFNASFIFGYVVKLKLVLLQLFTFISVILLWIFFRSPDFTVSLCYLQGLFSKNGIITIPHAIFLSTAWCLFALVAGHWIGQKYFKTNAEMEERLENLFRSEWKVIAFGALFSLAFIAIVLLSAKGQPFVYFVF, encoded by the coding sequence GTGGACTTTGTCTGTGGACAAGCAATCGGAAGATCTTTCGATCCTTTTCGAAGAAAATTCTTTCTTTGGATTTCGTTGGGAAACGGCTTAGGGGTTCTTTCTGTTTTTAAGTATTTAAATTTTTTCAGTGAAAATTATCATATTTTAGCTGAATTTTTGGGTGTGGAGGCTCATTTGCCTTTGCTTCAGGTCATTTTGCCTGTTGGGATTTCTTTTTATATTTTTCAGTCCATCTCCTACACTGTAGATGTTTTTCGAAAGGAAATTGAACCCGAGTCCAATTATTTGCATTATTTGTTGTTTCTTTCCTTTTTTCCGCAGTTGGTAGCGGGGCCTATTGTAACCGCGAAAGAATTTCTCCCTCAGATTCGAAATCCTAAGTCATTTTCTGAAATTCCCCTAGCCTTCGGAGTCTTTTTGATCCTTCTCGGGGCCTTGAAAAAATCGGTTTTGGCGGATCATTTAGCCAACACTTCCGATTTTGCATTTTCACACCCGAAAGATCTTTCCCCATCTTTTTTATGGTGGGGGGTGCTGTCCTATGCGGGGCAGATCTACTGCGATTTTTCCGGGTATACGGATATCGCCCAGGGTTCGGCACTTATCCTGGGTTTCCGATTGCCTGAGAATTTCAGGATGCCTTACCTTGCAAAAGGATTCTCCGAATTCTGGACCAAGTGGCATATGTCCCTTTCCGGGTGGTTACGTTCCTATCTTTACATTCCTTTGGGTGGAAACAGGAAAGGTGGATTTCGAACGAATTTTAATTTGATGGTGGTCATGTTGCTCGGCGGACTATGGCATGGAGCTAGTTGGAATTTTGTTTTCTGGGGCGGTGGTCATGGGTTGCTACTTGTGATGGAAAGGCTGTTTTTCAAAAGAAAGGAAAATCCCTCTGTCGGTTCTGCTTTCAATGCCTCGTTTATTTTCGGTTATGTGGTGAAACTAAAGTTAGTTCTTTTGCAGCTATTTACATTCATTTCAGTAATCTTGCTCTGGATTTTTTTCAGAAGTCCCGATTTTACCGTTTCCCTGTGCTATCTACAGGGTCTTTTCTCCAAAAACGGGATAATTACCATTCCTCATGCCATATTTTTAAGTACTGCATGGTGCCTATTTGCATTGGTAGCGGGCCATTGGATCGGACAGAAGTATTTTAAAACCAATGCGGAAATGGAAGAAAGATTGGAGAATTTATTCCGATCCGAATGGAAAGTCATAGCGTTTGGAGCCTTATTTTCATTGGCTTTTATCGCTATCGTACTACTTTCAGCCAAGGGGCAACCGTTTGTGTATTTTGTATTCTGA
- a CDS encoding phosphatidylinositol phospholipase: MSQPKRVAFQKFTNAMRKLSVEVNDTEICKRLDILMATSKDDLPLAQVNQLLADPKSFDPRAIPEPYTQYVRHFIYMVKRNGRLPSESRVSFGDGDEEGHSRTKSDSLAKKGSQSSKTSKSTSPAKKSASKKAAKKK; encoded by the coding sequence ATGTCTCAACCCAAGCGAGTTGCCTTCCAAAAATTTACCAATGCGATGCGGAAGCTTTCTGTCGAAGTCAATGATACAGAAATTTGCAAAAGACTCGATATCCTTATGGCAACCAGCAAGGACGACCTTCCCTTGGCCCAGGTCAATCAACTGCTTGCCGACCCGAAGTCCTTCGATCCAAGAGCAATTCCTGAGCCATATACACAGTATGTCCGACATTTTATTTACATGGTTAAAAGAAACGGAAGGCTCCCGAGTGAATCCAGAGTTAGTTTTGGGGATGGGGACGAAGAAGGCCATTCTCGCACCAAATCTGATAGTTTAGCCAAAAAAGGCAGTCAGTCTTCTAAAACTTCCAAAAGCACATCACCTGCTAAAAAATCAGCCTCCAAAAAGGCCGCAAAAAAGAAATAA
- a CDS encoding helix-turn-helix domain-containing protein, whose translation MSPGIQAILFSKIEGRKWIETILPSAWGELCQVLEARAGIVVLKSPEEDSYYESASFGYGEDGFFYSFLTREGRHWDEVMGSDLPCHFSGKEFELFGKNGDAKVFRIQSAGKSVGFLLMEWEEEKGEIIDTFLYLFSEKIGKEWGNFPARSAEPIQVQVSTQPAVLKLIPNWEERILALESKKIITILGPSGSGKKTFSKWIHSKLRPGSPFLVLGSLPENLGKLEKALSDWGREASQGSLVFLSPKSWSLGQQKIVLDWLDSGGFNGLVFFIDRNEPKEEMLPAFERMILKDKILIPGFDFLPKEVLLEIANSLFQELAISQNRNGILLSQEALLSVKLRDFPSNFSDLKNLFLSSILRSKTREISLTDLGEENVDVRILDNEDLDLRRGIQALERQKILLATRIFSGNQIRMAKALGISRGSLQYKMKQLGLL comes from the coding sequence ATGTCCCCAGGGATTCAGGCAATATTATTCTCAAAAATAGAAGGTAGAAAATGGATAGAAACTATCCTTCCTTCTGCATGGGGGGAGCTTTGCCAAGTCCTGGAAGCAAGGGCGGGAATTGTAGTTTTAAAATCCCCGGAAGAAGATTCTTATTATGAAAGCGCATCCTTTGGATACGGGGAAGACGGATTTTTTTATTCCTTTCTGACTCGGGAAGGAAGACATTGGGACGAAGTAATGGGCTCCGATTTGCCCTGCCATTTTTCCGGAAAAGAGTTTGAGCTTTTTGGGAAAAATGGGGATGCAAAAGTATTTAGAATCCAATCCGCCGGTAAATCGGTTGGATTCCTTTTGATGGAATGGGAAGAAGAAAAGGGTGAAATCATAGATACTTTTCTATATTTATTTTCTGAGAAAATAGGAAAGGAATGGGGAAATTTTCCTGCCCGGTCTGCCGAACCGATTCAAGTTCAGGTCTCTACTCAGCCGGCCGTTTTGAAATTAATCCCTAATTGGGAAGAGCGGATTCTTGCGTTGGAATCTAAAAAGATCATTACGATTTTGGGTCCTAGTGGAAGTGGGAAAAAAACTTTTTCAAAATGGATCCATTCCAAACTTCGGCCAGGATCTCCATTTTTAGTATTAGGCTCTTTGCCCGAAAATTTGGGTAAATTGGAAAAAGCATTATCTGATTGGGGGAGAGAAGCAAGTCAGGGAAGTTTGGTATTTTTATCACCAAAATCCTGGAGTCTCGGCCAACAGAAAATTGTTCTGGATTGGCTAGATTCTGGCGGATTCAACGGACTGGTTTTCTTTATTGATCGTAATGAACCAAAAGAAGAAATGCTACCTGCTTTCGAAAGAATGATTTTGAAAGACAAAATTCTTATTCCGGGATTTGATTTTTTACCAAAAGAAGTTCTTTTGGAAATTGCAAATTCACTCTTTCAGGAATTGGCAATCAGTCAAAATCGTAACGGAATTTTACTTAGCCAGGAAGCACTTTTATCAGTAAAGTTGCGTGATTTTCCGTCTAATTTTTCTGACTTAAAAAACTTGTTTTTGTCTTCGATTTTAAGGTCAAAAACAAGAGAAATCAGTCTCACCGATTTGGGTGAGGAAAACGTAGATGTGCGGATTTTGGACAATGAAGATTTAGACTTGCGGAGGGGAATCCAAGCCTTAGAAAGGCAGAAGATTCTACTTGCTACAAGAATATTTTCCGGAAACCAAATCCGGATGGCAAAAGCGCTTGGGATTTCTAGAGGGTCATTGCAATACAAAATGAAACAGCTTGGTCTTTTATAA
- a CDS encoding ParA family protein — MITIAVANQKGGEGKTTTSLNLAMGLARRNFKTLLVDMDPQANSTGIFVNPESVDKDLAHLFQNSVKLKDIILPAYNEYMWIAPSSLRLAEMETVSVNSVEAPYILRDAMQGLGEFDFIIIDCPPSLSIFTVNSLVASNFVLIPLQAEKFSMDGIMGLQQTISSIKKRINPDLEILGALITQLKPQTLLTKTILPVLGKYFRIFDHTISDGVAIGESHLAKKSVYDYNKSSRQSQEYEGFLEEVLRELKK; from the coding sequence ATGATAACGATTGCAGTGGCAAACCAAAAGGGAGGAGAAGGAAAAACAACCACATCCTTGAATCTCGCAATGGGTCTTGCGCGAAGAAATTTTAAAACCCTTCTAGTCGACATGGATCCTCAGGCAAATTCTACAGGAATTTTCGTGAATCCGGAATCAGTAGACAAAGATCTTGCGCATTTATTTCAAAATTCCGTAAAACTGAAAGATATTATTTTGCCAGCGTATAACGAATATATGTGGATTGCCCCATCTAGCTTACGTTTGGCGGAAATGGAAACGGTTTCCGTAAATTCCGTAGAGGCACCCTACATTTTGAGAGACGCCATGCAAGGGTTAGGCGAATTTGATTTCATTATCATAGATTGCCCCCCTTCTCTTTCCATTTTCACGGTAAATAGCCTAGTCGCTTCCAATTTTGTACTCATCCCTCTTCAGGCGGAAAAATTTTCCATGGATGGAATTATGGGGCTCCAGCAAACCATTTCTTCCATCAAAAAAAGAATCAATCCTGATCTGGAGATACTTGGAGCGCTCATCACTCAACTGAAGCCTCAAACTCTGCTTACCAAAACTATTTTGCCCGTATTAGGAAAATACTTCCGAATTTTTGATCACACGATTTCGGACGGTGTTGCCATCGGGGAAAGCCATTTGGCAAAAAAATCAGTTTACGATTACAATAAATCCTCTCGCCAATCGCAAGAGTATGAAGGATTTTTAGAGGAGGTATTACGTGAGCTTAAAAAGTAA
- a CDS encoding ParB/RepB/Spo0J family partition protein: MSLKSKRLGTLADIYQSENLDGTIRTIKLDKIEPSEHQPRQERKKGIDELAASLKADGLLQPIVVSKGRGDGNYKIIAGERRFHAAKSLGWLEIECKILDRPQNEIYKLAIIENLQRENLSPYEEVEALVFLKSAHNYTDADLGDMFGKSRSYMSEVLSIAGMEKKDLDRCRSLDIQNKNLLVQAAQASKKGALSDFLDLYSKGQLKTVRDAKDFNKQSIEKPIESQRRLPSQYKLKRSGNSIIIQSEDEILLGEILKFIRKEISKKFGDSAIT; this comes from the coding sequence GTGAGCTTAAAAAGTAAAAGACTTGGGACACTCGCCGATATCTACCAATCGGAAAATTTAGACGGAACCATCCGAACGATTAAATTAGATAAAATCGAGCCTTCCGAACATCAACCCAGACAAGAAAGAAAAAAAGGAATCGATGAACTCGCCGCCTCCCTAAAAGCGGACGGGCTACTGCAACCGATCGTTGTTTCCAAAGGAAGGGGTGACGGTAATTACAAAATTATCGCTGGGGAAAGAAGGTTCCATGCAGCAAAATCCTTGGGATGGCTGGAAATCGAATGCAAGATCCTGGATCGTCCCCAAAACGAAATTTATAAATTAGCCATTATAGAAAACCTGCAAAGAGAAAATCTATCTCCCTATGAAGAAGTAGAAGCATTGGTTTTTTTGAAATCGGCTCATAATTATACAGATGCAGACCTAGGGGATATGTTTGGGAAAAGTAGAAGTTATATGTCCGAAGTTTTGTCCATTGCGGGTATGGAAAAAAAAGACCTGGATCGTTGCCGTTCGCTGGATATCCAAAACAAAAACCTTTTGGTCCAAGCAGCCCAAGCGTCAAAAAAAGGAGCTCTTTCCGACTTTTTAGATTTGTACAGCAAAGGACAATTGAAGACGGTTCGGGATGCCAAAGATTTCAATAAGCAATCTATAGAAAAACCAATCGAATCCCAAAGAAGACTCCCCTCTCAATACAAATTGAAACGATCCGGAAATTCCATCATCATCCAATCGGAAGACGAAATTCTATTAGGCGAAATCTTAAAATTCATCCGAAAGGAAATCTCAAAAAAATTCGGCGACTCGGCCATCACCTAA
- a CDS encoding helix-turn-helix domain-containing protein has translation MNEYHPYIRLMTDIIDSGVWANLSSAAKTLYPVLLKFSDKTFKPVWPNTETLMRLTGFKTKKSIVHAKKELTQAGLLFQVPGKGRTSTKYYFSFNYEGSKITPLGVRNIPLSGVGVYAPEGNESANERGENVSPNHINITISNTNQWDKPEGPEKIKEEKANGFLEQLIGLFGTEIAFQAYSHAQAIQMEGNFEYLKGSCKKIVAERNKEVLDFKHNIGADPSLPHPASWLGFLDWASHQLSPSTWQDLEKLKINVDGKVLIVQSKVSGFSRQIIQKYFTEKSKPSLLVLFSSEEEGSRLSEIR, from the coding sequence ATGAACGAATACCATCCTTATATCCGTTTAATGACGGATATAATAGACTCTGGTGTCTGGGCCAATCTGTCCAGTGCCGCTAAAACCCTATACCCTGTACTTTTGAAGTTCAGCGATAAAACCTTCAAGCCAGTCTGGCCAAATACAGAGACATTGATGCGTTTGACCGGTTTTAAAACCAAAAAATCCATAGTGCATGCGAAAAAAGAACTCACCCAGGCGGGCCTATTATTCCAAGTTCCGGGCAAAGGAAGGACTTCTACAAAGTATTACTTTTCTTTCAACTACGAGGGTTCTAAAATTACCCCTCTGGGGGTTCGAAATATCCCTCTCTCCGGGGTAGGAGTGTATGCCCCTGAGGGGAACGAATCGGCCAACGAGAGGGGTGAAAATGTATCCCCAAACCATATTAATATAACTATATCTAATACAAACCAATGGGATAAACCCGAAGGGCCGGAAAAAATTAAGGAAGAAAAAGCCAATGGATTCTTGGAGCAATTGATCGGGCTTTTTGGAACGGAGATTGCTTTTCAAGCTTATTCCCATGCGCAAGCTATTCAAATGGAAGGAAACTTCGAGTATTTAAAGGGATCTTGTAAAAAGATTGTTGCGGAAAGAAATAAAGAAGTGCTTGATTTTAAGCACAATATAGGGGCAGATCCTTCCCTCCCCCATCCAGCTTCTTGGCTCGGATTTTTGGATTGGGCCAGCCATCAGTTATCTCCATCTACTTGGCAAGATTTGGAAAAATTAAAAATCAATGTAGATGGAAAAGTTTTAATCGTTCAATCGAAAGTATCCGGGTTTTCCAGACAGATTATCCAAAAATACTTCACAGAAAAATCAAAACCGTCTCTGCTTGTGCTATTTTCAAGTGAAGAAGAAGGATCACGTCTGTCCGAAATTCGATAG
- a CDS encoding discoidin domain-containing protein, producing MKDNLIRVSHPYSLPIRSVKTTGRFELKNDEFFSFFEEKDQAGLSSIIFEFGEPVYFNGIELLPGSEGLDYFPDSFRFELSHDGKYWEPILQESAFRKSFKTSAKWLFSLTSARYVKFVSKISRKANNGKNRISFGNLRILITGIAKIQASSELDRLWVKENLIDTRPDYGWCSKKKEEPEEEYLVFDLGTVNRVEEIRMLTKNDPITNFPERFIAYYSEDDLTWHQLHEENSFLSEPGMWYKWRFSPVNLRFLKLIFIQEKVQTKKEYVTEVIEVEFYSSPDKKDYGGPAREPLPYASVLRSGIIRLAVDGEVKEGVVVQSNDRRLRDATTEYRGIVELASDGEEKAGVVVQGNDKRLKIATEITHGLVRLARTGESRPGLVVQSDDERLRTASTDHAGIVELALDGETRPGVAVQGNDSRLRVATKKATGLVQLAESGEVAHDKVVTGDDPRLKDATTTAKGIVRLSSNGGEESDTVVQATDKRLRRANTEEYGIVQLAHSGENKSGVVVQGDDKRLLPADFDRAGIVTLSKQGESVSGRVVLADDPRLSDARNPKPHTHDYAAKEHDFNSHTGLLRINGETSSPSKGLVPPPQNDAIIFGKNTADGSAVVGISNGQGVFGFSEKIGVIGLSKGKDGSGNAGILGIGGSAPGGQFISQSGYAVFANGTGVLEKEWAGSGKAIHALGDSFFNGNVRVSRDGQEECIARFFRLDQKDVVTPGDLLVGTDESLVLSRSKHPYSTNVIGICVGSAGLVFGKESKGLEYALVAFLGIAKLHVDASQGSISPGDLLVSGLASGHAIKADPNRIKPGMLVGKALEPCKKDKASILCLISLS from the coding sequence ATGAAAGACAACCTTATCCGAGTCAGTCACCCCTACTCGTTGCCAATCCGGTCCGTAAAAACTACGGGTCGTTTTGAACTTAAAAACGACGAATTTTTCTCCTTTTTTGAAGAAAAAGATCAAGCTGGATTATCATCCATTATCTTCGAATTTGGTGAACCAGTTTATTTCAACGGAATCGAACTTTTACCCGGAAGCGAAGGTTTAGATTATTTCCCGGACTCTTTCCGTTTTGAACTTTCTCACGATGGAAAATATTGGGAGCCTATTTTACAGGAATCCGCATTCCGAAAGTCATTTAAAACTTCCGCCAAATGGCTGTTTTCGTTGACTAGCGCCCGTTACGTGAAATTCGTTTCCAAAATTTCCAGAAAAGCCAATAACGGAAAAAACAGAATCAGTTTTGGAAATCTGAGAATCCTGATTACCGGAATTGCCAAAATTCAAGCAAGTTCGGAACTGGATCGGCTTTGGGTCAAAGAGAATCTAATCGATACAAGACCTGATTATGGATGGTGTTCCAAGAAAAAGGAAGAGCCGGAAGAGGAATATTTGGTTTTTGATCTCGGAACAGTCAACCGTGTGGAAGAAATCCGAATGTTGACGAAAAATGATCCGATCACGAATTTTCCCGAAAGATTTATAGCTTATTATAGTGAAGACGATCTCACCTGGCATCAGTTACACGAAGAGAATTCCTTTTTGTCGGAACCGGGGATGTGGTATAAGTGGAGATTTTCTCCGGTCAATTTGCGATTTTTGAAATTGATCTTCATCCAGGAAAAAGTCCAAACTAAGAAAGAATATGTAACCGAAGTCATCGAAGTTGAATTCTATTCAAGTCCTGATAAAAAAGATTACGGCGGACCTGCACGGGAACCTCTCCCTTATGCTTCGGTTCTTCGTTCCGGGATCATTCGATTGGCAGTGGACGGGGAAGTAAAAGAAGGCGTAGTCGTTCAGTCAAATGATAGAAGACTGCGGGATGCAACGACGGAATATCGCGGAATCGTAGAACTTGCGTCAGACGGCGAAGAGAAAGCAGGTGTAGTCGTTCAGGGTAATGATAAAAGATTAAAAATTGCAACGGAGATCACTCACGGACTTGTTCGTTTGGCAAGAACCGGAGAATCTAGACCGGGACTCGTTGTCCAATCCGATGATGAAAGATTGCGAACCGCATCTACAGATCATGCGGGGATTGTCGAGCTAGCCCTTGATGGGGAAACAAGGCCGGGAGTTGCAGTACAAGGAAATGATTCAAGATTAAGAGTCGCGACGAAAAAAGCGACGGGTCTTGTGCAATTGGCAGAGTCTGGTGAAGTAGCGCACGATAAAGTTGTGACCGGGGATGATCCTCGTTTGAAAGATGCGACTACTACTGCAAAGGGAATCGTAAGATTGTCCTCCAATGGGGGAGAAGAATCGGACACTGTAGTACAAGCAACGGATAAACGACTTCGTCGTGCAAATACGGAAGAATACGGGATTGTGCAACTTGCTCATTCGGGAGAAAACAAGTCTGGTGTTGTTGTGCAAGGGGACGATAAACGACTGTTACCTGCTGATTTCGACCGGGCTGGAATTGTCACTCTTTCGAAACAGGGAGAGAGTGTGTCCGGGCGAGTGGTTTTAGCTGACGACCCGAGATTGTCCGACGCAAGAAATCCAAAACCGCATACGCATGATTATGCGGCAAAAGAACATGATTTTAATTCACATACCGGACTTCTTCGGATCAATGGCGAAACTTCCTCACCTTCCAAAGGCCTGGTTCCTCCTCCTCAAAATGATGCTATCATCTTTGGAAAAAATACTGCCGATGGATCGGCGGTAGTCGGAATTTCCAATGGACAGGGAGTATTCGGATTTTCGGAAAAAATCGGAGTGATCGGGCTTTCCAAAGGAAAAGACGGATCGGGCAATGCGGGTATACTGGGTATTGGTGGATCTGCTCCCGGCGGGCAATTTATTTCTCAATCCGGTTATGCTGTTTTTGCAAACGGAACAGGCGTTTTGGAAAAAGAATGGGCAGGTTCCGGAAAAGCAATACATGCATTAGGTGATTCTTTTTTCAATGGAAACGTTAGAGTTTCCAGAGACGGGCAAGAAGAATGTATCGCCCGCTTTTTCAGACTGGATCAAAAGGATGTAGTCACACCGGGCGATTTGCTTGTGGGAACGGACGAGTCTTTGGTGCTTTCCCGGTCAAAACACCCCTACTCTACCAATGTTATCGGAATTTGTGTAGGAAGTGCAGGGCTTGTGTTTGGAAAGGAAAGCAAAGGTTTAGAATATGCATTGGTGGCTTTTTTAGGAATTGCAAAACTGCATGTAGATGCATCGCAAGGTTCTATTTCACCGGGTGATTTGCTTGTATCGGGACTTGCTTCCGGCCATGCGATCAAAGCGGATCCGAATCGAATCAAGCCGGGCATGTTGGTCGGCAAGGCATTGGAGCCTTGTAAAAAAGACAAAGCATCGATTCTTTGTCTAATTTCTCTCTCCTAA
- a CDS encoding 1,4-dihydroxy-6-naphthoate synthase, which yields MISIAYSPCPNDTFLFYHLVRDKSQILEVKEELWDVENLNEFARLGKYPVTKISFAAYFSVIDKYILLETGSALGRGCGPLVVRKKGNKTELKEGSSILVPGQLTTANLLLSLYTNGTQVSKPLRYDKIIPSLLSGEADLGVIIHEERFTYEARGLEKVIDLGEWWETYTGSPIPLGAIAIRRDIPKEDAFLFQDRLRDSLKMAYTEPKEMFDYIRENSQNKEDAVIRSHIDLYVNEYTKALGNEGHKAITSLYERAIAAGFLPKEKTGYPLFLGERN from the coding sequence ATGATTTCCATTGCTTATTCCCCTTGTCCGAACGATACGTTCCTTTTCTATCATCTGGTCCGTGACAAATCCCAAATCTTGGAAGTAAAAGAAGAGTTATGGGACGTTGAAAATTTAAACGAGTTTGCAAGACTTGGAAAATATCCGGTTACCAAAATCTCCTTCGCTGCCTATTTTTCGGTCATCGACAAATACATTCTACTGGAAACCGGTTCGGCTTTAGGAAGAGGGTGTGGCCCCTTGGTAGTTCGAAAAAAAGGGAACAAAACCGAGCTAAAAGAAGGGTCTTCCATTTTGGTTCCGGGCCAGCTTACAACCGCTAACCTCTTACTTTCTCTTTATACCAACGGGACTCAAGTGTCCAAACCGCTTCGTTATGATAAAATCATTCCCAGTCTACTTTCGGGAGAAGCGGATTTGGGAGTGATCATTCACGAAGAAAGATTCACTTACGAAGCAAGAGGATTGGAAAAAGTGATCGATCTGGGGGAATGGTGGGAAACTTATACAGGATCTCCCATCCCGCTTGGTGCGATCGCCATTCGCCGTGACATACCCAAAGAAGATGCGTTTTTATTCCAAGATAGATTGCGTGATAGCTTGAAAATGGCATATACGGAACCGAAGGAAATGTTCGATTATATAAGAGAAAATTCGCAAAACAAAGAAGATGCGGTCATCCGTTCCCATATAGATCTTTATGTAAACGAATACACGAAGGCATTAGGGAACGAAGGTCATAAGGCAATTACCTCTCTTTATGAGAGGGCCATTGCCGCAGGCTTTTTACCAAAGGAAAAAACCGGTTATCCTCTTTTCTTAGGAGAGAGAAATTAG